The genomic DNA CCCACACCCCTCGCACGGCAGGCCGCCCTCGCCGGGCGCCGCCATTTCGCACCCGTCCAACGCCCCCTGCAGCTGCCCGTCCTCGTGCATCCGCCGCACCTCTTCTACTCCCCCCACGTACCCTCCGTTCGCGAACACCGCCGGCAGGAGACTCTCCTTCCTCTGCTTCTCCCCTGCCTCGCTCGTCAGCACAGCGAGCTCCTCCCTGAATCCTCTGTCCATCGACACGTCCCGCTCGTCGACGCGAACGCCGTAGCTTTTCAAGATCATTCGCACGAGAACGCAGTCCTCGTACGTCTTCCGCACGCCGCGGAGGCTGGTGAAGTATAGCACCACCTTCCCCTGCTCCGCCGCCTTGCCCGGCTTCGGATTCGGCTTCTTGGGATCGATTCTGTCTTGGTAGAAAAGAGTCCGCGACTCCGGTGAACGGAGGAGGCAGGGGTGCTGCGGAGAGAGCTCCTCCATGGCTTTTCGGAACGCGGAGAGTACCTCAGGATCGAAATCTCCGGCGGTTATTCCATTATCGTCGATCTTCGACGCCGCCGGCTTCAAGAGCGGGGATTGAAAAGTCACGCCTGTGCTCCAGATGGTCGTGCTTTGGACCGATTTGAGAACAGTCTGGGAATCGTGAATCGGGTAGAAGGAGAAGGAGTGGCGGTCGACGAAGGTGGTGACGGAGAAGCGAGCGGTGGCGGCCTCCTCCAACCCGGCCATGAGCACCGCGGCGTCGATGGCCTCCGGCTCGTTCGGCGGTGTCTCGGTCGGCGTCTTCGGGATTCTCTCGCTCATCTTTTCCGACCAAAGTTTGCCCTTCGCAATCGTAGTAGACACGTCCGCATTCCCCTCGACGACGGCCGCCTTCTCGGCGCAATGCTTCACCTCGTCGGCGGCGACGGCCGAGTCCTGGCCGAGAGTGGATGAAGCGAGGCCGACGACGTGGCGGGCCTCCCCTCCGGTTGCGGCATTGGACTTGCGGTCCAGGGGAAGAGACTGGCTTCTGGCAAGAGTAGACGCCGGCGGCCGCCGGCGATCGCGCCGGTTTCGCTTCGAGATCGTGCATCCCATTGATAATCAACGTCAAGCTGGAATTTTGAGGCGAAATCGAAGAAAAGATTGGATTTTGATCAGGAATGGTTGATTCCGATGGCGTCGGGATCCGAGAAAGATGGATTTGCAGGAGAATGTGGCAGCTGAAACAGAGAGCTTTACGCTGAGAAAGCGATGAAGGAGGTAAAGTCGAGAGCGACGCTGATGATGCTGGAAAGGAGCTTCAAGCCACTACTGTGATTCTAATAGCAATgtttttaaatgaaaaataaaaaaataaattagtcCAATAAAAAATGTTTTCAATAATGTTCAAACCGATGAAACACTTTGTGAAATTCTGTCTTCGAAGCATGCTTTGTAATGTCACCTTAGGCTAGCAACAATGGCAGAATAGATAATCCAGCAAAAGTGATTTTGCTTGCCCTCAGAGCTTATGTCAACTATTAATACGAAAAAGATAAATTACGAATAATTACAATCAATTATTATATAGTCGAATCGATTACCACATAATAGATTTATAAAAATAGATGACGCATATAATATTCATCATAAAATTATGACTTTTCTACATAAGTTTTTTATGATAAAGAATTATTCTCATAAACACATAGTCATACCCGATGGAGTAAAGTGATATATGATAGTAAAGATGACTATGCTCGTCAGCATCGCTGTCAATCTAGCTCAAGATTAATACGGAGCAACATGATATATATTTATAGTCATACTAGTCCAAAATATAActatcaatttaatcaaatttaaacttcgt from Zingiber officinale cultivar Zhangliang chromosome 4A, Zo_v1.1, whole genome shotgun sequence includes the following:
- the LOC121973840 gene encoding uncharacterized protein At3g28850-like yields the protein MGCTISKRNRRDRRRPPASTLARSQSLPLDRKSNAATGGEARHVVGLASSTLGQDSAVAADEVKHCAEKAAVVEGNADVSTTIAKGKLWSEKMSERIPKTPTETPPNEPEAIDAAVLMAGLEEAATARFSVTTFVDRHSFSFYPIHDSQTVLKSVQSTTIWSTGVTFQSPLLKPAASKIDDNGITAGDFDPEVLSAFRKAMEELSPQHPCLLRSPESRTLFYQDRIDPKKPNPKPGKAAEQGKVVLYFTSLRGVRKTYEDCVLVRMILKSYGVRVDERDVSMDRGFREELAVLTSEAGEKQRKESLLPAVFANGGYVGGVEEVRRMHEDGQLQGALDGCEMAAPGEGGLPCEGCGDIRFVVCEKCSGSCKVPAAEAEAEDEEEEVVESAAEEAEWEDLGGGFRRCGACNENGLVRCPVCCL